A section of the Acanthochromis polyacanthus isolate Apoly-LR-REF ecotype Palm Island chromosome 13, KAUST_Apoly_ChrSc, whole genome shotgun sequence genome encodes:
- the LOC110945346 gene encoding uncharacterized membrane protein C3orf80 homolog, which yields MTPRVPGGGRTTYTGTFLSACLISACQALRSCGEVQCGDGQRCCPPIVAGNGSASAAVRCCKLPIHIFFDNVGWFTRKLSGILILLLLFAMGYFIQRIICPRPRRHQHHDRSEEPSLFHGHTSASQDSLLDRYPEYNLGDFASPNLPAYDEVKYLPTYEESMQEMHRDRSDDNLLSENERGRGRATGPRAGDQTQDILEVSGPQQSPRTSRNSV from the coding sequence ATGACGCCCCGTGTGCCGGGCGGCGGCAGGACAACGTACACCGGCACCTTTTTGTCGGCGTGTCTCATCTCCGCCTGTCAAGCCCTCCGGAGCTGCGGGGAGGTCCAGTGCGGCGACGGCCAGCGGTGCTGCCCACCCATCGTCGCCGGGAACGGCAGTGCCAGCGCCGCGGTGCGCTGCTGCAAGCTGCCCATCCACATCTTCTTCGACAATGTGGGCTGGTTTACGCGGAAGCTGTCGGGTATCCTGATCCTACTGCTGCTCTTCGCCATGGGCTACTTCATCCAGCGGATCATCTGTCCACGGCCCCGCCGGCACCAGCACCACGACCGCAGCGAGGAACCCTCCCTCTTCCACGGGCACACGTCAGCGTCCCAGGACTCCCTGCTGGACCGGTACCCCGAGTACAACCTGGGGGACTTCGCCTCCCCCAACCTGCCAGCCTACGACGAGGTGAAATACTTGCCCACGTACGAGGAGAGCATGCAGGAGATGCACAGAGACCGCTCCGATGATAACTTGTTGTCGGAAAACGAGCGGGGCAGAGGCAGAGCAACAGGACCGAGAGCCGGGGACCAGACACAGGATATCCTGGAGGTGTCAGGACCGCAACAGAGCCCAAGGACATCTCGGAACTCTGTTTGA